The Methanolobus sp. WCC4 genome includes the window AATATAGAGGCCATCTGAGTTCCACCTGCAAGTATCACAGGAGTATCACCAAGACCTGCAGCGATCCCTGCAACTGCCACCATCATCGGATCCCCTACAGATTCCACAGCCTTAAGAGGTTGCTCACGCAGTGAACCAAAAGTGATACCAGAAGACCTCATTGCTTCTGCAACGACTTGTTTTTTAAGGTCAAGTGGATTTGAACTGGAACTGCTGCTGACGTTACCATCATAACCAAGTGACTGGAGTACGGCGTTTGCAGTTGTCGTACCGGCAGGAATACTTTCACCGATCACGATAAGGTCATGTTCCTTTGAAAGCTTCTCACCAAGCTTGAAAGCATTTTCAAAAACACCCTCAACGTTGTGCACAGCTACCTGTTTCCTTATATCATCACCGGGTTTCCCACCAATATCGATAAGTGGGACCTGTTCCGCAGGAAGGACACGCAGACCTGCATTAACGAACACATGGGGAATACCTGTGATCGAAAGCGCTGCACGCGTGATAAGGGCAGGCGTTGGTGTATCATACGGAGGGGTCATCGGGAGAATAGGAATATCGATGATAGTTCCTGTCTCGAGGACCTCAGCATCGCCTGCTGGCGTATAATCTGTCAGTTTTGCAGTCTTGCCGGCTGCAGAAAGGCCTTCTATGTAGGCCGTTTCCGTGTTTCCAAGAACGCACACAAACAACGGATTTTCAGGTATCCGGACTTTTTCAGGTGCTAATATATCCATGCCAATCGCCTAGATGTATTTTACAGGGTGTATATGACCTTTTCCAGATGGATCAGTATGTCCTTGCAACATATACCTGGGTATCTGCGTCCGAGCCACATACAGGACATTTGCCGGAGCATCCCTCTTCCTGGTCCGTTGGTATTCCAAGTATACCTGCCCCGATCTCATCCTCGATCTTAAGGCCACATTCCTTTTCACCACACCAGAACACCTTTGCGATTCCCTGAGAAAGTTTCTCCTTGATCGTCCCAAGGTCGGCACAGTCGAATATGCGCTCTTTGACACCCGCCATTGCCCTTTCATAAAGACTTTCGTGGATGTTATCGAGCAGTGCCTGGACATCCTCTGTGATATTGTCAAGAGATACCTGTTCCTTCTCACCGGTATCACGGCGTGCAAGCATTGCTGCATTGTTCTTGAGATCCCTCGGACCCAGTTCAAGTCTTACAGGAACACCGCGCATCTCCCACTTGTAGTACTTTGCACCAGGACGGCTGTCACTTGCATCCATGGTTACACGAATACCGGCTGCTTCCAGCTTTGCCTTGACCTCTTCACATGCCTCAAGGACACCTTCAGGCTTCTTGAAGATAATAGGGATTATGACCACCTGTACAGGAGCAACAGCAGGAGGAAGTACCAGACCCTTGTCATCGCCATGTATGGAAATGAGGGCAGCTATAGAACGTTCGGAGACACCATAACATGTCTGGAAAGCATAGACCTGCTCGCCTTCTTCATTCTCATAGGTGATGTCGAATGTCTTTGCAAAGTTATCACCAAGATGGTGAGCAGTACCGACCTGAAGGGTCTTGCCATCCGGCATAAGAGCATCGGTTGCGATGGTGTAATCCGCACCAGGGAACTTGTCCCATTCAGGCCTCTTAGAAGCAAGCACAGGAACAGCGAGCTGACGATAGAACTCGGTGTAGATCCTGATACCCTCATCCACCTGTGCAGCCGCATCATCCCATGTAGCGTGGACAGTGTGAGCTTCCTTGAACGAGGTGATCTCACGGAGCCTGATAAGAGGACGTGTGTGCTTTGTCTCATACCTGAACGTGTTGACGATCTGATAGAGCTTCAGTGGCATGTCCGCATGTGACCTGATCCACAACTTGTACATAGGATAGATAGCAGTCTCACTCGTAGGACGCAGGGCCAGTTTCACATCAAGAGGAGAGGTTCCTCCATGCGTTACCCAGTAGACCTCATCCTCGAATCCCTTGATGTGTTCAGCCTCTTTCATGAACTCATTCTCAGGGATAAGGAGAGGGAACATTGTTTCCTGATGGTCCTTATCAAGCAGCTTACGCATGATATCGTAAACATTTCTTCTGATATTGAAACCGAATGGGAACCAGACATACAGACCCTTTACAGGGTAACGTACATCCATGATCTCGCCTTTCTGGAGCAGGTCATTATACCATTCGCTGAAATTCTCTTTTGAAGGAAGCGCAGCCTCTTTTTCTTGCTCTGCCATATATTCACCTTTATAATTGGATAATGGCTACATTAAATGATACATTGCTTATAGCCATTTCCTTTACAGGTGGAAATAAAGAGCAGAAATTAGCAGATGATAGCTGAAATAATATGGATAAAAGAAGAAAAGAAAAAAGAGATCGATGAAGGAAACGATATTTCATTCCTTCAATTGATGCTCACTGTCACTTGCATCAAGCTCGACATCTGAAGTAGTGGCATCGAAGACGATCATTCCGGTCTTCAGGCTTCCTGCCTCGTCCTTATCAAGAACAATGGACTGCGCCTTGTCAGAGATTATGGCACTGTTACCGAATGGGTCCTCGATCACAACAGTAAGAGGACGCTTGCCTTCAATGGTTTCCTCCAGATACTTCTGTATCTCAAGTCCCTTTGAGTGTTTTTCCTCGTCACCATCTTCTTTTGCCCATTTGGTTGCAGTGATGACTACCTTGTATATCCGGTCAAGTACACCTTCGATGTTGGTAATGTAAGAATCGGAGATCGATCCGGGTTCAACATCTATCCCGAGTTCCGGTATCCTTATGGTGCCTGATGTGGAACGTACGACCCTGCTGTTAAGGTCCTCAAGGTTCTCCACTCTGAGCACATACCTCATCGGCTCCTTCTGGGTAAGGATCAGTGTATCCGCAAACCTGAAACTGCACTGGCACGCCGCAGTGACATACATCACTTCGCCAAAATAAGGGATCTCATCACCCTGCCACCTGATAATAAGCTCTTCATGGCAGAGCGGGCATGATGACCGCGTCTGAAAACTTCGGCAGGCTTCGGTTTCGCTCAA containing:
- the cobT gene encoding nicotinate mononucleotide-dependent phosphoribosyltransferase CobT translates to MDILAPEKVRIPENPLFVCVLGNTETAYIEGLSAAGKTAKLTDYTPAGDAEVLETGTIIDIPILPMTPPYDTPTPALITRAALSITGIPHVFVNAGLRVLPAEQVPLIDIGGKPGDDIRKQVAVHNVEGVFENAFKLGEKLSKEHDLIVIGESIPAGTTTANAVLQSLGYDGNVSSSSSSNPLDLKKQVVAEAMRSSGITFGSLREQPLKAVESVGDPMMVAVAGIAAGLGDTPVILAGGTQMASIFAVIKHMGYSTDNIKIVTTSYVVRDESANFVELAAEIGAEFEGADPEFGKSGFKGLQQYEVGFVKEGVGAGGAIYLTGMFGHTMEELRLKIEDLCDELCKFGDLNRVADEEL
- the proS gene encoding proline--tRNA ligase, producing MAEQEKEAALPSKENFSEWYNDLLQKGEIMDVRYPVKGLYVWFPFGFNIRRNVYDIMRKLLDKDHQETMFPLLIPENEFMKEAEHIKGFEDEVYWVTHGGTSPLDVKLALRPTSETAIYPMYKLWIRSHADMPLKLYQIVNTFRYETKHTRPLIRLREITSFKEAHTVHATWDDAAAQVDEGIRIYTEFYRQLAVPVLASKRPEWDKFPGADYTIATDALMPDGKTLQVGTAHHLGDNFAKTFDITYENEEGEQVYAFQTCYGVSERSIAALISIHGDDKGLVLPPAVAPVQVVIIPIIFKKPEGVLEACEEVKAKLEAAGIRVTMDASDSRPGAKYYKWEMRGVPVRLELGPRDLKNNAAMLARRDTGEKEQVSLDNITEDVQALLDNIHESLYERAMAGVKERIFDCADLGTIKEKLSQGIAKVFWCGEKECGLKIEDEIGAGILGIPTDQEEGCSGKCPVCGSDADTQVYVARTY
- a CDS encoding ZPR1 zinc finger domain-containing protein; this encodes MSETEACRSFQTRSSCPLCHEELIIRWQGDEIPYFGEVMYVTAACQCSFRFADTLILTQKEPMRYVLRVENLEDLNSRVVRSTSGTIRIPELGIDVEPGSISDSYITNIEGVLDRIYKVVITATKWAKEDGDEEKHSKGLEIQKYLEETIEGKRPLTVVIEDPFGNSAIISDKAQSIVLDKDEAGSLKTGMIVFDATTSDVELDASDSEHQLKE